The following are encoded together in the Flavobacterium sp. TR2 genome:
- a CDS encoding MCP four helix bundle domain-containing protein, with translation MKDSKKYSNKTKAAFILLIVMLIILLGNFNTLRNSKNVNDNINAIYKDRLVVAHYIFQYSKELHFIKAEAEKLNLSDNIKKSEIIHTLDIIHGIDDLYAKTVLTNKEKQYFDAFLLSCKEINKQVENKNWDKIANSSGQALKTLESLSEIQIEEGKAKLAAANAMYSRNNSLGQLQIALLIILGGITFYLLIVKKIKQKIKIPEPPSMN, from the coding sequence ATGAAAGATTCAAAAAAATACAGCAACAAAACAAAGGCTGCTTTTATTCTATTAATAGTGATGCTGATTATTTTATTGGGGAATTTTAACACACTTCGAAACTCCAAAAACGTAAACGACAATATCAATGCGATTTACAAAGACCGATTGGTGGTTGCGCATTATATTTTTCAATATTCAAAAGAGCTTCATTTTATAAAAGCTGAAGCTGAAAAGCTGAATTTAAGCGATAATATTAAAAAAAGCGAAATAATACATACACTTGACATTATTCATGGCATTGATGATTTGTACGCTAAAACGGTTTTAACAAATAAAGAAAAACAATACTTTGATGCTTTTTTGCTTTCCTGCAAAGAGATAAACAAACAAGTCGAGAACAAAAACTGGGATAAAATAGCCAATTCTAGTGGTCAAGCTTTAAAAACGCTCGAATCTCTTTCTGAAATTCAGATCGAAGAAGGAAAAGCCAAACTTGCGGCCGCGAATGCAATGTATAGCAGAAACAATAGTTTAGGCCAGCTTCAAATTGCTTTACTGATCATTTTAGGCGGCATTACTTTTTATCTTTTGATTGTAAAGAAAATTAAGCAAAAGATAAAAATTCCTGAACCGCCTAGCATGAATTAG
- a CDS encoding sodium:solute symporter yields MQLFDWIVLIVTLLFIVGYGSWKTRGSKNVEDFILGNNETPWYTVGLSVMATQASAITFLSTPGQAYHDGMGFVQFYFGLPIAMIIICLTFIPLYHKSKVFTAYEFLERRFDVKTRSLAAILFLVQRGLGTGLTIYAPAIILSALLGWNLTVMNIIIGVMVIIYTFSGGTKAVNVTQKQQMFVIMSGMFITFFLILHYLPNDMTFNSALHIAGANDKMNIVNFSFDPEEKYTFWSGITGGFFLALAYFGTDQSQVGRYLSGKSVRESQMGLIMNGLLKVPMQFFILLTGVMVFVFFQFNPVPLNFNPNNKTAIEKSVYKAEYHALEEKLVKLSEDKKVINLLYIDQLNQDYDNPILRKELVALSNKEKDLRDKAKEIISRADSNSETNDKDYVFFHFILHYLPKGLIGLLLAVILSAAMSSTASGLTALASTTAIDIYKRNQKEEKSDKHYLHVTKFFTLFWGIVAILFACVGTLFENLIQLVNIIGSIFYGTVLGIFLVGFYTKKVQAKPMFISAIISQLTIFVIYYFMIYSQEKLGYLWLNFIGAILTIVLALLLQFLFFRGKSGDNELVLE; encoded by the coding sequence ATGCAGCTATTTGACTGGATTGTACTTATTGTCACCTTATTATTTATTGTTGGATACGGCTCTTGGAAAACCCGAGGCAGTAAAAACGTAGAAGATTTCATTTTAGGAAATAATGAAACCCCTTGGTATACTGTCGGACTTTCTGTAATGGCAACACAGGCTAGCGCGATCACCTTTCTGTCTACGCCTGGGCAAGCTTATCATGACGGAATGGGTTTTGTCCAGTTCTATTTTGGTCTGCCAATTGCAATGATCATCATTTGCTTGACTTTTATTCCACTTTATCATAAAAGTAAAGTTTTCACCGCATACGAATTTTTGGAGCGAAGATTTGATGTCAAAACGCGCTCGCTTGCCGCTATTCTGTTTCTTGTGCAAAGAGGTTTAGGAACAGGATTAACTATTTATGCTCCAGCCATTATTTTGTCTGCCCTTCTAGGTTGGAACCTGACGGTAATGAACATCATTATCGGAGTTATGGTTATTATTTATACTTTCTCAGGAGGAACAAAAGCCGTAAACGTTACCCAAAAACAGCAGATGTTTGTCATCATGTCCGGAATGTTTATCACGTTTTTCCTAATTCTGCACTACTTGCCAAACGATATGACTTTTAATAGTGCGCTTCATATTGCAGGTGCAAATGACAAAATGAATATTGTTAATTTTTCTTTTGATCCCGAAGAAAAGTATACTTTTTGGAGCGGTATTACAGGAGGTTTCTTTTTAGCCCTTGCCTATTTTGGCACAGACCAATCGCAGGTTGGGCGTTATCTATCTGGAAAATCGGTTCGTGAAAGCCAAATGGGATTAATTATGAACGGATTGCTGAAAGTGCCAATGCAATTCTTTATTCTTCTGACAGGAGTAATGGTTTTTGTCTTTTTTCAGTTCAATCCTGTGCCGCTAAATTTTAATCCGAATAATAAAACGGCTATCGAAAAATCTGTTTATAAGGCAGAATATCACGCTTTAGAAGAAAAACTGGTAAAACTTTCAGAAGACAAGAAAGTGATTAATCTATTGTATATCGATCAGCTGAATCAAGATTATGACAATCCTATTTTGCGTAAAGAATTGGTTGCATTGTCAAACAAAGAAAAAGATCTTCGAGATAAAGCCAAAGAAATCATTTCGAGAGCTGATAGCAATTCGGAGACAAATGACAAAGATTATGTGTTCTTCCATTTCATTCTGCATTATTTGCCGAAAGGTTTAATCGGGTTGCTATTGGCCGTTATACTTTCAGCCGCTATGTCGTCTACGGCTTCCGGATTAACAGCTTTGGCTTCTACTACAGCAATTGACATTTACAAACGAAATCAGAAAGAAGAGAAATCAGACAAACATTATTTGCACGTTACAAAGTTTTTTACTCTTTTCTGGGGAATTGTAGCGATACTTTTTGCTTGCGTTGGAACTTTATTTGAAAATTTAATCCAGCTCGTAAACATTATTGGCTCTATCTTCTACGGAACCGTTTTAGGAATATTCCTTGTTGGTTTTTACACCAAAAAAGTTCAGGCAAAGCCCATGTTTATCAGTGCAATAATTAGCCAGCTTACTATTTTTGTAATTTACTATTTCATGATCTACAGTCAGGAAAAACTAGGTTATTTATGGCTGAATTTTATTGGCGCAATCTTGACAATTGTATTAGCGCTTTTATTGCAGTTTTTGTTTTTCAGAGGAAAATCGGGTGATAATGAGTTAGTCCTTGAATAG
- a CDS encoding nuclear transport factor 2 family protein, whose amino-acid sequence MEQKLPLPPFSLETAKEKIQLAEDAWNSQDPERVSKAYTIDSEWRNRDKFVNGRDEIILFLTEKWKKEKNYKLKKEYWAHTENRIAVRFEYEYQDADGNWFRAYGNENWEFDANGLMQKRFASINDLQISEEDRKFK is encoded by the coding sequence ATGGAACAGAAATTACCATTGCCTCCTTTTTCTTTAGAAACGGCAAAAGAAAAAATTCAGTTGGCAGAAGACGCTTGGAATAGCCAAGATCCCGAAAGAGTTTCAAAAGCATACACCATTGACAGTGAGTGGAGAAACAGAGATAAGTTTGTAAACGGACGAGACGAAATCATTCTTTTTTTAACCGAAAAATGGAAAAAAGAGAAAAACTATAAATTAAAAAAAGAATATTGGGCTCATACCGAAAACAGAATAGCAGTACGATTTGAGTACGAATATCAAGATGCTGACGGAAACTGGTTTAGAGCTTACGGAAATGAAAATTGGGAATTTGATGCAAATGGTTTAATGCAGAAAAGATTTGCCAGTATTAACGACCTTCAAATTTCTGAAGAAGACAGGAAATTTAAATAA
- a CDS encoding PIG-L family deacetylase has translation MQKIRIYIFLLFFIGFQVSFAQQPQKPNSVEIYNQIKKLNFLGSVLYIAAHPDDENTRLISYLANEMNARTGYLSLTRGDGGQNLIGPQLRELLGVIRTQELIEARKIDGGEQFFSRANDFGFSKNPDETLDIWDKDKVLADVVWTIRKFQPDIIINRFDHRSPGTTHGHHTSSAMLSVESFKLTNDAKIYPEQLKYVSPWQVKRQFFNTSWWFYGSQEKFDAANKSKFTKLETGVYYTGIGKSNQEIAALSRSRHQSQGFGSTGVRGQETEYLELINGEAPKEQDNLFDGIDTSWNRVKNGKPVGELISSIISNYNFSNPSASIPDLVKAYSMIQTLEDTHWKEIKSAAIKNIIASCSGLYLEAVASEQEATPGSTIKLSLEAINRCAVGMQLVSVTTLPDNQTTAQNIVLKNNNDQKINLQVQLPATIEYTQPYWLKEKATVGMYTVSNQENRGIPDIIRDTKVIFNVKINDVEIPFERTVVYKYNDGVKGEMYNFLDIVPEVTTSILERVLIFGNTKSKMIPVKVRAGKDDVKGNLQLELPKSWNVSPKEIPFALDKKGTEQVFYFEVTPPVNPEEVTAKSVAIVDNKRFDEDQTIIDFPHITKQMVLKPAESKCIRIDLKISGDAIAYIMGAGDEVPESLTQMGYKVSILKPEEITPQKLDSFNTVITGVRAYNTVNALANKQNILFNFVKSGKNMIVQYNTNGKLVTDKIAPYPLKLSNDRVTEENAKITFLAPNHPVLNTPNKITTKDFEGWTQEQGLYYPNEYDPAFTPIISSHDKGESAKDGALLVAPYGKGYYIYTGLSFFRELPEGVSGAYRLLSNIISLKQPIEAPKQDLKQ, from the coding sequence ATGCAAAAAATACGGATTTATATCTTTCTTTTATTTTTTATCGGTTTTCAGGTTTCATTTGCGCAGCAGCCACAAAAACCAAATTCAGTTGAAATTTACAATCAAATCAAAAAGCTAAACTTTCTGGGTTCTGTATTGTATATTGCCGCACATCCTGATGATGAGAATACTAGACTGATTTCGTATTTGGCCAATGAAATGAATGCCAGAACCGGTTATTTGTCATTGACTCGAGGTGACGGAGGCCAAAATTTAATTGGTCCTCAATTGCGTGAATTATTAGGCGTCATAAGAACCCAAGAGTTAATAGAAGCCAGAAAAATTGATGGTGGCGAACAGTTTTTTTCGAGAGCAAATGATTTTGGTTTTTCTAAAAATCCCGACGAAACTTTAGATATTTGGGACAAAGATAAAGTCTTGGCCGATGTAGTTTGGACAATCAGAAAATTCCAGCCAGATATTATCATCAATCGTTTTGACCATCGCTCGCCAGGCACAACGCACGGGCATCACACTTCGTCTGCAATGTTGAGCGTAGAAAGTTTCAAATTGACAAATGACGCCAAAATTTATCCTGAACAATTAAAATATGTTTCGCCTTGGCAGGTAAAACGCCAATTTTTTAATACATCATGGTGGTTCTACGGAAGCCAGGAAAAATTTGATGCCGCTAATAAATCGAAATTTACAAAGCTAGAAACAGGAGTCTACTACACTGGTATTGGAAAATCGAATCAAGAAATTGCAGCTTTGAGCCGAAGCCGCCATCAATCGCAAGGTTTTGGAAGCACGGGAGTCCGCGGTCAGGAAACGGAATATTTAGAGCTAATTAATGGAGAAGCTCCAAAAGAACAAGACAATTTATTTGACGGAATCGATACGAGTTGGAACCGTGTGAAAAATGGTAAACCTGTTGGCGAGTTAATTTCTTCCATTATTTCAAATTACAATTTCAGCAATCCTTCAGCAAGCATTCCAGATTTGGTCAAAGCGTATTCTATGATTCAAACTTTAGAGGACACGCATTGGAAAGAAATTAAATCGGCTGCCATAAAAAACATTATCGCCTCTTGTTCTGGCTTATATCTTGAAGCCGTTGCCAGCGAACAAGAAGCAACTCCAGGAAGCACTATTAAACTAAGTCTTGAAGCGATCAACAGATGTGCCGTTGGAATGCAGCTAGTTAGCGTAACAACACTTCCAGATAACCAGACAACAGCTCAGAATATCGTTTTAAAGAATAATAATGATCAGAAAATCAATCTGCAAGTGCAGCTTCCTGCTACTATCGAGTACACACAGCCTTATTGGCTAAAAGAAAAAGCAACAGTAGGAATGTATACGGTTTCGAACCAAGAAAACAGAGGGATTCCAGATATTATACGAGACACAAAAGTGATTTTTAATGTAAAAATCAATGATGTCGAAATTCCCTTTGAACGTACAGTTGTCTATAAATATAATGATGGCGTAAAAGGCGAAATGTATAACTTTCTTGATATTGTGCCAGAGGTTACTACTTCTATCTTGGAAAGAGTTTTGATTTTTGGAAATACCAAAAGCAAAATGATTCCAGTAAAAGTTCGCGCAGGAAAAGACGATGTAAAAGGAAATCTTCAACTAGAACTGCCAAAGAGCTGGAATGTTTCGCCAAAAGAAATTCCGTTTGCTTTAGACAAAAAAGGCACTGAACAAGTTTTTTATTTTGAAGTGACTCCTCCAGTAAATCCAGAAGAAGTTACTGCAAAAAGTGTTGCTATTGTTGACAACAAACGCTTTGACGAAGACCAGACCATTATAGATTTTCCTCATATTACCAAACAAATGGTTTTAAAACCTGCAGAATCAAAATGCATTCGAATTGATTTGAAAATTTCTGGAGACGCCATTGCATACATTATGGGTGCGGGTGACGAAGTTCCAGAAAGTTTAACGCAAATGGGATACAAAGTTTCGATCTTAAAACCTGAAGAAATTACGCCTCAAAAATTAGATTCTTTCAATACTGTAATTACGGGAGTTCGTGCCTACAATACTGTAAATGCTTTGGCAAACAAACAAAACATACTTTTCAATTTTGTAAAAAGCGGTAAAAACATGATTGTGCAGTACAATACAAACGGCAAATTGGTCACTGATAAAATTGCGCCGTATCCGTTAAAATTGTCAAATGATCGTGTAACGGAAGAAAATGCTAAAATTACATTTTTGGCGCCAAATCATCCTGTTTTAAATACTCCGAACAAAATCACTACAAAAGATTTTGAAGGTTGGACGCAAGAGCAAGGTTTGTATTATCCTAACGAATATGATCCTGCCTTCACTCCTATTATTTCGTCTCATGACAAAGGAGAATCTGCAAAAGACGGAGCTTTGCTTGTAGCGCCATACGGAAAAGGATACTATATTTACACCGGTTTGAGTTTCTTTAGAGAATTGCCAGAAGGCGTTTCTGGAGCGTATCGATTATTATCGAATATTATTTCTCTAAAACAGCCTATTGAAGCTCCAAAACAAGATTTAAAGCAATAA
- a CDS encoding TatD family hydrolase — MKYFNLHTHQFTNQSDVLELVNQYPKDFDASIPFYSIGIHPWYIDENRLDEDLKIMEEKLQTENCLAIGECGLDKRIEVPFDLQISVFEKQLELATKFKKPVVIHCVAAFQEVMAIKKKMKISVPMIIHGFSKNNQLASQLTSAGFYLSFGKYLLKNQDLKSVFQNVPNDRFFLETDTIEESIKQVYDLACEYKELNLKELEGIISSNYISVFKE; from the coding sequence ATGAAATATTTTAATCTTCATACGCATCAATTTACCAATCAATCAGACGTTTTAGAATTGGTCAATCAATATCCGAAAGATTTTGATGCGTCAATTCCGTTTTATTCAATAGGAATCCATCCTTGGTATATTGACGAAAATCGACTTGATGAAGATTTGAAAATTATGGAAGAAAAGCTGCAAACTGAAAATTGTCTGGCAATTGGCGAATGCGGTTTGGACAAAAGAATAGAAGTCCCGTTCGATTTGCAAATTTCTGTTTTTGAAAAGCAATTGGAATTAGCGACAAAATTTAAAAAACCTGTAGTAATTCATTGCGTTGCGGCCTTTCAGGAAGTAATGGCAATCAAGAAAAAAATGAAGATAAGTGTTCCAATGATTATTCACGGTTTTTCAAAAAATAATCAGTTGGCATCACAATTAACCTCTGCTGGATTTTATCTTTCGTTTGGGAAATATCTGCTAAAAAATCAAGATTTGAAATCTGTTTTTCAAAATGTTCCAAATGATCGTTTTTTCTTAGAGACAGATACTATAGAAGAATCAATTAAGCAAGTTTACGATTTGGCTTGTGAATATAAAGAATTAAATTTAAAAGAATTAGAAGGTATTATTTCAAGTAATTATATAAGTGTATTTAAAGAATAA
- a CDS encoding DUF1684 domain-containing protein — MKTINALALLLVFNFGFAQKKFNKTDAQKFQKKINAEYADPKTSPLMAEDLKTFKSLDFFPISETYFVNATLVRAKGGKAFEMKTSGTRTPKYIKYGTLNFKINGKAFQLAVYQSLDLIVQEKYKNHLFLPFSDLTTGKESYIGGRYIDLEIPKGNTIAVDFNQAYNPYCAYNYKYSCPLVPQENDLKIEIKAGVKAFH, encoded by the coding sequence ATGAAAACTATAAATGCCCTAGCTTTATTGTTGGTTTTTAATTTTGGTTTTGCACAAAAAAAGTTTAATAAAACTGATGCTCAAAAATTTCAAAAGAAAATCAATGCAGAATATGCTGATCCTAAGACAAGTCCGTTGATGGCCGAAGATCTGAAAACGTTCAAAAGCTTAGATTTTTTTCCTATTTCTGAAACGTATTTTGTAAATGCAACTTTAGTGAGGGCAAAAGGAGGAAAGGCTTTTGAAATGAAAACTTCTGGTACTCGCACACCAAAATATATAAAGTACGGAACTTTAAATTTCAAAATAAACGGAAAAGCTTTTCAGCTTGCGGTTTACCAAAGTCTGGATCTTATCGTGCAGGAGAAGTATAAAAACCATTTGTTTCTGCCTTTTTCAGATTTAACAACAGGTAAAGAAAGCTACATTGGCGGCCGTTACATTGATTTGGAAATTCCAAAAGGAAATACAATCGCAGTCGATTTCAATCAAGCGTACAATCCGTATTGCGCTTATAACTATAAGTACTCTTGTCCGCTTGTGCCTCAAGAAAATGATTTAAAAATTGAAATTAAAGCTGGCGTAAAAGCTTTTCATTAA
- a CDS encoding DUF2911 domain-containing protein encodes MKKLLIALALILGPLASEAQVKTPQASPKGYIKQTVGLTDVEVTYSRPGARGRAVFGNLVPFGKLWRTGANENTIINFSDDVIIDGKTLKKGKYAIYTVPRIESWDIIFYLSTDNWGLPENWSDAYVALKTTVKEDALPTPVETFTIGINGLDPNFGYLDISWENSHVALKFEVPTAKIATASIEKALAGPTWNDYFAASQYLFQSNGNIETARNYVDKALDMSSDKPYYVSRLKSLIQAKQGDKKGAIETAKASLASAEAANNADYVKLNKDSIAEWSR; translated from the coding sequence ATGAAGAAACTACTTATTGCTTTAGCCCTGATTCTGGGACCATTAGCATCAGAAGCACAAGTAAAAACGCCGCAAGCAAGTCCAAAAGGATATATTAAACAAACTGTTGGTTTAACGGATGTTGAAGTTACCTATTCAAGACCGGGAGCAAGAGGGAGAGCCGTGTTCGGAAATTTAGTTCCGTTTGGAAAATTATGGAGAACTGGTGCTAACGAAAACACAATCATTAACTTTAGCGATGACGTAATAATTGACGGAAAAACGCTTAAGAAAGGAAAATATGCAATTTATACCGTTCCTAGAATCGAAAGCTGGGATATCATTTTTTATCTTTCTACAGACAACTGGGGATTGCCAGAAAACTGGAGCGATGCTTATGTAGCGTTGAAAACTACTGTAAAAGAAGATGCTTTGCCAACTCCTGTTGAAACATTTACAATCGGAATTAACGGTTTAGATCCAAATTTTGGCTATTTAGACATTTCTTGGGAAAACTCTCATGTAGCTTTAAAATTTGAAGTTCCAACTGCTAAAATTGCTACAGCAAGTATCGAAAAAGCTTTGGCTGGTCCTACTTGGAATGATTATTTTGCTGCTTCTCAATATTTATTCCAATCAAACGGAAATATAGAAACGGCTAGAAATTACGTAGACAAAGCTCTTGATATGAGTTCAGACAAACCATATTATGTATCAAGATTAAAATCATTGATTCAAGCTAAACAAGGAGATAAAAAAGGAGCAATCGAAACTGCAAAAGCTTCTTTAGCGTCTGCTGAGGCAGCAAACAATGCTGATTACGTAAAATTGAACAAAGACAGCATCGCTGAATGGAGCAGATAA
- a CDS encoding MDR family MFS transporter: MLKNALSHYINNFRGFTREVWILAIITFINRAGTMVLPFLSKYLKEDLHFTYNQVGWIMVAFGFGSMLGSWLGGKLSDKIGFYKIMIFSLFTSGVSLFFVQYITTFWALCVAMFLLMTIADMFRPAMFVSLGAYAKPENRTRALTLVRLAVNLGFAAGPALGGLIIMGIGYSGLFWVDGASCIISISIFALLVKEKKKAAHDDKAESASDVKSVFHDKIFWVFLFVSFITAMIFFQLFTTLPLYHNEKFGLSEFQTGLLMTLNGLLIFSLEMPTVGFLERKAFPKIRIIIVGSFVMASSFFLLLINFWAGILVVSMVCISIGEVLTFPFSNAFALSRAPRGQEGRYMALYTMSFSLAHIISSKLGFEIISRYGYQINWLFMACIGVVATGCCIWIKNALINQKA, from the coding sequence ATGCTTAAAAACGCCCTATCCCATTACATTAACAACTTTCGAGGTTTTACCAGAGAAGTTTGGATTCTTGCCATCATTACTTTTATTAACCGCGCTGGGACAATGGTTCTTCCTTTTTTATCCAAATATTTAAAAGAAGATCTTCATTTTACATACAATCAAGTCGGATGGATTATGGTGGCTTTTGGTTTTGGGTCAATGCTCGGTTCTTGGTTAGGAGGTAAACTATCAGATAAAATAGGGTTCTATAAAATCATGATTTTTAGTTTATTTACCAGCGGAGTTTCTCTTTTCTTTGTACAATATATCACCACTTTTTGGGCGCTTTGCGTTGCCATGTTCCTTCTAATGACCATTGCAGATATGTTTCGCCCTGCCATGTTTGTGTCTTTGGGAGCTTATGCCAAACCAGAAAACAGAACTCGCGCGCTCACACTGGTGCGTTTGGCTGTAAATTTAGGTTTCGCAGCTGGTCCTGCACTTGGAGGCTTGATTATTATGGGAATAGGATATTCTGGCCTTTTCTGGGTTGACGGAGCTTCATGCATTATTTCGATCTCAATTTTTGCTCTATTGGTAAAAGAAAAGAAAAAAGCGGCTCACGACGATAAAGCAGAAAGCGCTTCTGACGTAAAATCGGTTTTTCATGATAAAATATTCTGGGTTTTCTTATTTGTAAGCTTTATCACGGCTATGATTTTCTTTCAGCTGTTTACCACCCTTCCTTTGTATCATAATGAAAAATTTGGCTTAAGCGAATTCCAGACAGGTCTTTTAATGACTTTAAACGGTCTTCTGATTTTTTCTCTAGAAATGCCAACAGTTGGATTTTTAGAACGAAAAGCTTTTCCTAAAATCCGAATTATAATTGTGGGCTCTTTTGTAATGGCATCTAGTTTCTTTTTGCTTCTTATTAATTTTTGGGCAGGAATACTCGTAGTTAGCATGGTTTGCATTTCTATTGGTGAAGTTCTTACTTTTCCGTTTTCGAATGCTTTTGCACTCAGTCGCGCGCCACGAGGGCAAGAAGGACGCTATATGGCACTTTACACAATGAGTTTTAGCCTTGCGCATATTATCAGCTCTAAACTCGGGTTTGAAATTATAAGCCGATATGGCTATCAAATCAACTGGCTCTTTATGGCTTGCATCGGCGTAGTCGCTACTGGATGCTGTATTTGGATTAAAAACGCTCTAATAAACCAAAAGGCTTAA
- a CDS encoding HAD family phosphatase produces the protein MIKTVIFDMDGVIVDTEPVHRYAYYLQFSELNIEVPEEMYTTFTGFSTRNTFQALKNHFPTVEQEVEDLIQRKRTIFNNAFDTKEDLYLLDGVEDLIKDLYHSGMQLILASSASKVTIDRVFTRFNLHQYFTHIVSGEDFPQSKPNPAIFIHAASLSIAPKEECIIIEDSTNGVKAAKGAGIYCVGYKSEHSHHQDLSEADLVIDHFSELNAVKISQLKG, from the coding sequence ATGATTAAAACAGTAATTTTTGATATGGATGGCGTTATAGTTGACACGGAGCCCGTTCATCGTTATGCCTATTATTTGCAATTTTCAGAATTGAATATCGAAGTTCCAGAAGAAATGTACACCACATTTACTGGATTTTCTACCAGAAACACCTTTCAGGCTTTAAAAAATCATTTTCCAACTGTAGAGCAGGAAGTTGAAGATTTGATTCAGAGAAAAAGAACTATCTTTAATAATGCTTTTGATACTAAGGAAGATTTATATCTTTTAGACGGTGTTGAAGATTTGATTAAAGATTTGTACCATAGCGGAATGCAGTTAATTTTAGCTTCTTCGGCTTCAAAGGTTACAATAGATCGTGTTTTTACGAGATTCAATCTGCATCAGTATTTTACCCATATTGTGAGCGGAGAAGATTTTCCTCAATCAAAACCGAATCCGGCCATCTTTATTCATGCAGCTTCATTGTCTATTGCGCCAAAAGAAGAATGCATTATTATTGAAGACAGTACTAATGGGGTTAAAGCGGCAAAAGGAGCGGGAATTTATTGCGTTGGCTACAAAAGCGAGCATTCGCATCATCAGGATTTATCAGAAGCTGACTTAGTTATCGACCATTTTAGCGAATTAAATGCTGTAAAAATATCACAGTTAAAGGGTTGA
- a CDS encoding tRNA threonylcarbamoyladenosine dehydratase, whose protein sequence is MAEWTERAELLFSKEGLENLQKSNVLVVGLGGVGSFAAEFLARAGVGNMTIVDGDVVDITNINRQLPALHSTVGQPKIKIVGDRLMDINPELNLTRVQEFLSPERAFEIVSPEFDYVLDCIDSITPKLNLIIAAKRKRVKIISSMGAGGKMLASKVKVTDISKTINCYFSKTIRKRLKEAKINKLKVVFSSEIQDEKSLKLTDGKNFKKSFYGTNSYMPGLFGLHAAETVIRHLLKK, encoded by the coding sequence ATGGCAGAATGGACAGAAAGAGCTGAGCTTTTGTTTTCTAAAGAAGGATTAGAAAATTTACAAAAATCTAATGTTTTAGTTGTGGGGCTTGGAGGAGTTGGATCTTTTGCAGCTGAATTTTTAGCGAGAGCAGGAGTAGGAAACATGACAATTGTAGACGGAGACGTTGTAGATATCACCAATATTAACCGTCAGTTGCCAGCTTTGCATTCGACGGTAGGCCAGCCAAAAATAAAAATTGTAGGCGACCGTTTGATGGATATTAATCCGGAGCTAAATCTAACGCGTGTTCAAGAATTTCTTTCGCCAGAGCGTGCGTTTGAGATAGTTTCTCCAGAGTTTGATTATGTTTTAGACTGCATTGACAGCATTACTCCAAAATTAAATCTGATTATTGCTGCAAAACGCAAAAGAGTAAAAATCATCAGCAGTATGGGAGCTGGCGGAAAAATGCTGGCGTCAAAAGTAAAAGTGACTGACATTTCAAAAACGATTAACTGCTATTTTTCAAAAACAATCCGCAAACGTTTAAAAGAAGCAAAAATCAATAAATTGAAAGTAGTTTTCTCTTCTGAAATTCAAGACGAAAAAAGCTTAAAATTGACAGACGGTAAAAACTTCAAAAAGTCTTTTTACGGAACAAACAGCTATATGCCTGGATTATTTGGCTTGCACGCTGCAGAAACGGTGATTAGACATTTGCTTAAAAAGTAA
- a CDS encoding TetR/AcrR family transcriptional regulator, whose amino-acid sequence MQPKERILEKTFALFHKQGYNATGINQIIEEAQVAKASFYYHFKSKEDLCVAFLEQRHSFWFNELLKFTSNAEDSNSKVLAAFDFIIFMNKNENFRGCSFLNILSEIPSDSTKILGAIQNHKNDLRLFFKDILKADLLSDHIYLLFESCIVESQLFKSNHLIEQSKKIVQTLIFK is encoded by the coding sequence ATGCAGCCTAAAGAACGAATTTTAGAGAAAACTTTTGCCTTGTTTCATAAACAGGGGTATAATGCCACAGGAATAAATCAGATTATTGAAGAAGCTCAAGTAGCGAAAGCTAGTTTTTACTATCACTTTAAGTCAAAAGAGGATTTATGTGTCGCTTTTTTAGAACAGCGCCATTCTTTTTGGTTTAATGAGTTGTTGAAATTTACTTCAAATGCAGAGGATTCAAATTCGAAAGTTTTAGCGGCATTTGATTTCATAATTTTCATGAATAAAAATGAAAATTTTAGAGGCTGCAGCTTTTTAAATATACTTTCTGAGATTCCGTCTGACAGCACCAAAATACTTGGAGCTATCCAAAATCATAAAAATGATCTGCGTCTTTTTTTTAAAGACATTTTGAAGGCTGATTTGCTATCAGACCACATCTATTTATTGTTTGAAAGCTGTATAGTAGAAAGTCAGTTATTTAAGTCGAATCATTTAATAGAACAGTCAAAAAAAATAGTTCAAACTTTAATTTTTAAATAA